A window of the Solanum stenotomum isolate F172 unplaced genomic scaffold, ASM1918654v1 scaffold10815, whole genome shotgun sequence genome harbors these coding sequences:
- the LOC125849798 gene encoding uncharacterized protein LOC125849798, protein MTDKDDFNAAANIMIPIENPESSQNMIDIQNEEKMAHMEQELEILREELCQVRDLAKLLATTFPTFKTPIYFAKADLPNQPEQTQRAPTHGQVPLASPTAVRTVPDLSNRDPTIPTMQQILGSHVAAPYEPHVPPVYAARAPTFTMPAVVNVPYEVDQYEEMEKDARLKEDASISAQLQGLRKALKSLQVTRGTASLDYDDLCIHPDIDMPVGYKSPKFDMFDGKGDPHAHLRAYSDKLVGVGRNEKLRMKLFIQSLSGEALTWYTRQDPRKWRDWQEMAEDFMTRFRFNAEITADRFSLANIQKKPSENFQEYARCWRTEAARVQLPLDESELSKYFIRAQEGIYFDKMMSMMGQKFAELVKMRDFIEEGVKSGKIQSMVALQAASRAIQSGSIGGIKKKREDVSAVTYQQGGPSHQYPNNPQIAVHTSYVPVLRTARVLQLVEGKLSDPIPCNFDGNKRCAYHSGVQGHDTEDCYGLKNQIESLIRRGVIKCTPAPPNVNNNPLPNHENREVNMVTLDDKYGTPDYPNIDEADAMTSSAQPVITVQLREPLTVQTYLPRVVVTTLIAKKPEYDTKAVPWDYRASVKGKMIDTAVAQGMTRSGRCYAPEDLIQRVLEKE, encoded by the exons ATGACTGATAAAGACGACTTCAACGCTGCTGCAAACATAATGATACCTATTGAGAACCCTGAAAGTTCTCAAAACATGATAGACATccaaaatgaagagaaaatggCTCATATGGAACAAGAACTCGAGATCTTGAGGGAAGAATTGTGTCAAGTGCGAGACTTGGCCAAACTATTGGCTACAACTTTCCCTACTTTCAAGACGCCTATCTACTTCGCAAAAGCTGACTTGCCAAATCAGCCAGAACAAACTCAACGCGCTCCTACTCACGGTCAAGTACCACTAGCTTCTCCAACCGCAGTCAGGACCGTTCCCGACCTTTCCAACCGCGACCCTACCATACCTACAATGCAGCAGATACTTGGGTCACATGTTGCAGCTCCGTATGAGCCACATGTTCCGCCCGTATATGCCGCTCGGGCTCCTACCTTCACTATGCCAGCTGTTGTTAATGTCCCATACGAGGTCGATCAATAtgaagaaatggagaaagaTGCTCGGTTGAAAGAAGATGCGTCGATAAGTGCCCAACTTCAGGGTCTGAGAAAAGCATTGAAAAGCTTACAAGTCACTAGAGGGACAGCGAGTCTGGATTATGATGATTTGTGCATCCATCCAGACATTGACATGCCAGTAGGGTACAAATCGCCGAAGTTTGACATGTTCGATGGAAAGGGTGACCCTCACGCACATTTAAGGGCATACTCTGACAAGTTAGTCGGTGTAGGGAGAAATGAGAAGTTGAGGATGAAGTTGTTCATTCAGAGTCTGTCTGGAGAAGCATTAACCTGGTATACTCGCCAAGACCCTCGCAAATGGCGTGACTGGCAGGAAATGGCCGAGGACTTCATGACTCGTTTTAGATTCAACGCTGAAATTACTGCTGACAGATTCTCATTGGCCAATATACAGAAGAAGCCATCTGAGAATTTCCAAGAATATGCACGATGTTGGAGAACTGAGGCCGCGAGGGTGCAACTACCACTAGATGAGAGTGAGCTCTCGAAGTACTTTATTCGAGCTCAAGAAGGTATCTACTTTGATAAGATGATGTCAATGATGGGTCAAAAGTTTGCAGAATTGGTCAAGATGAGAGACTTTATAGAGGAGGGTGTTAAATCTGGGAAGATTCAGTCTATGGTCGCATTGCAAGCTGCAAGTAGGGCTATACAATCGGGTTCCATTGGCGGcatcaaaaagaaaagggagGATGTTTCCGCTGTCACTTACCAACAAGGAGGACCATCTCACCAATACCCCAATAATCCCCAAATCGCTGTGCATACTTCATACGTCCCAGT GTTGAGGACAGCGAGAGTGCTGCAACTGGTTGAAGGAAAACTTTCTGATCCAATCCCTTGTAATTTTGATGGGAACAAGAGATGTGCTTACCACTCGGGAGTCCAGGGACACGACACAGAAGATTGTTATGGTTTGAAGAACCAGATCGAGTCTTTGATCAGGAGAGGAGTAATCAAATGCACTCCGGCACCTCCCAATGTGAACAACAATCCCTTGCCAAACCATGAGAATCGGGAAGTCAACATGGTTACTCTGGATGACAAATATGGGACCCCCGACTATCCAAACATAGATGAAGCGGATGCCATGACATCTTCGGCGCAACCTGTTATCACTGTTCAGCTAAGGGAACCTTTGACTGTCCAAACATATCTCCCAAGAGTTGTAGTGACCACTCTAATTGCTAAGAAGCCTGAGTATGACACCAAAGCAGTCCCTTGGGACTATCGAGCAAGTGTCAAGGGCAAGATGATTGACACTGCCGTGGCTCAAGGGATGACTAGGTCGGGGAGGTGCTATGCCCCAGAGGACCTAATTCAAAGAGTTCTCGAAAAAGAATAG